The Spinacia oleracea cultivar Varoflay chromosome 2, BTI_SOV_V1, whole genome shotgun sequence DNA segment TAACTGAGTAAGGAGAGGAGCATTTCAGGCAACAACATCCTTAACCCTGCAACAACACATTAACTTTTTCGAATGAACCCTTGATATTATATGCAATGAACATCTGGTAATTCACAATAAATATGACCAGCAGATAATTTAATGAGCCACTTATATAGTTCTGAAAATACAAAAGCCAACATATAATACAGTGAGGTTTGACTCCATTGCCAATAGACAGGAAAATCATGACAAACCAAGTGTTCAAAATGAATGACATGTAAATAAGCAACCCGGAtaaatatgaagaaaaacatTAGGAAGTTGCAATTACCACAAACTTGAAGATGTAGAAACCTCTTCCTTTAGTTATTTTATATCCATGGACTTCATACATTTTGTTCTTATCAGGAAGTCCCTCACGAAGAAGGCATAACATTGACTCAAACTGGTTCCGGTTCATAGAATCTCCAACAAGCAGCAATCTTTTACCCCTAATTCTGACCAAAAAGTCGGTCGCATTGAACCTGCAACTCATTTAAAGGAAATAACATTATCAGTTCTAGTGTCTAGGTCAGGATAAAGCTTTTAACGGCATAAACAAGTCCGGAAGAAGGAAAGGCCAAGATTTCTGTTGCATCGGCGAATCATAAGTTTTATTTAAAAGAATATTGCAGTAAGTtgagcggaaaacataattaaactaGAAAGACCAGAAATATCAGACATGAGATCAAGATGAGATTGAGTTTGTCAAGGTGAAGCCTAAGGGTTTTAAGATCATGGAAGTTCAGACAATCACATTGCAGATTCCTTGCTATCCAAGATGCTAGAACTAGCAAGTACACTTTATATATATAAGCTAATCAGCTTATGTGCTGATACGATGGATCCTTATTTTATGTACAACACTAAGAGCAATCCTTTCAAGAATAAAGAAATGAAACAAATGTTTCCTGGAAGGAACTGATTTGATCGATCCTTATTTTAGGTGAGTGAAACCAAATTCAAAATCTCCCCCTCGTTTTAGATGATTTGGCATGCGGAACCTAATAACTACTGAAGTAAACATATGCTCAATTAGGAAATTCAATAAACTGATGACGTAACCAAGACTATTAAGATTTTGGACATATATTCACAGTGAAAGCAACAAACTATCAGAACATATAATTATCAGTTTATCACTTTCTAAACTAGCTAGTGAAGCTGCATCAGCATTTCAACCTGCAATCCGTGTGCTGCTAAAAGACTAGCTATTCGATTTAAATAATCAAAGTCTCATAACTAACACTCCATCAATTGCCTTTACTATCACAAACATTTCAAAAAATTGGGTCACGCTAATTTATTGAATGGTGACTCTCTATCTTTCTCATGCTCCTCTATTTTAGCTCCCACCTCTCACCTCTTCCATTCCCACCCTAATATATGAATGGGGATCTGGAATTCTAAAGCAGTAGCGACCCCGACGGATTCGGAGAGAACTAGGGTAAATTTACTCTtcgtatataaaaaaaaaaattgatacgAAGGTGTCCTTATGAAGAACCATAAGAAACTATTACAAATTATCCCAGTTCCATTGTGGCCTCCAATTTAGAAAGTTTTTAAATCTCAGCTCCCTTAGTCCACACAGGACGGATGCCAACAAAGTTACTTATCACATAGTAAATCACGTGAAACATATGCTCCTTTAAACATCCGAGCATTCCATTCCAGCAAACATATGCTCCTTTAAACATTGGAGCATTCCGTTCCAATCAAATTGTCCAAAGGATTGCCAAAACAGCATTTCGCCATAGTCCTTTTTCACCTTCGCCTTTCTAAAACCCACAAATCGAATTTGCAAACACTCAATTGTATTCAAAGGACACACCCACTCTTCTCCACACACTGCAAAAAGTCTCCTCCATATATAATATGTAAATAACAATGAGGGAAGATATGTGAGGTAGATTCTCTATTAGCTCGACAAAGCACACAAATATTAGGTGATATTGCCATTCCCGGCCTCCGCTTACGGAGCATATCATTCGAGTTAATTCTTCCCAAAGCTAACTTTTAGAGGAGCCTTCCAGAAAAAGTTTGCTATTGGGAAGGTTGGGTATTTCGGGGGTTTAATCAAATACTGAAGAAATGACTTACAAGTGTTGGATCCCCTTTCCACACCCTACAATCCTTCACATCCCTTAACTGAACGGACAAGTAATCACACAAAGAAATTAACTCTTCCAACTCCCAATAATTTGGTGGTCTCCTAAAATGTAAATACGACACCTGAGCCTAATGCAAAGAAGATAGATTGAACAAACGTGCTTTCCTATCCAAACATCCTCCCAAAAGAAAATACGACTCCCATCTCCTAATTAAAACTTACCAAAGGATGGAAAACTGAAGAAACCTGGGAAATAAATTTCCATGGACAATTATAAGTTATTCGCGTTGCAACCTGACCCAACCCTTTTTAGGCTAACTTTTATCGAGTATAGGGGCAACTTTAGTTAAATATTAGGAAAGCTTTTTACTTCATGCCTAATAAGCCTCGCCGCATAATGAGATTATTGTAAACCTGGGGCATGCAAAAAGCTTTTGCTTTACTATAGTGATGCAAATGACCTTTAATTCTCTACTACTATATTCGTCTTCTTAAATCATAGATAAAGCATTGAAAGATCAATTTGTTTTTAGAAAATAGTTAACCTGGAGTATCTATTCTTATTCCAAATTCGCTAACATATTAGTGTTAATCACTAGTTCACTACCAACAACTACTCCAGTTATTGGCAAGCGTAATGATTCAaacaatccaaaaaaaaaaaacactaaaatcattgTATTCGACCTATGTACCTCTATGGCTCTATCTCAATCACCTTTTTCTTCCATGTGGAgcattatatttaaatatattttggcTTATACTAGAAGGCCACATTAGGAAATGACAAAGACGGGATTCAATTTCATGTCTTGATAACATCTAAATTGCACGCGGGTGCCAGCTCTAGATGCAGGCCCTGCATCCTCTCACATTTTAACAGTATAATGCGAAGGGTCCACCAATTGGCATAAAAATTTGTAGTCTTGGATACAACCCCAGAAGCTAGCTCACTGCCCCCATCAAATTAAAATACTCCACTAACCACTCATCTAAGTGCATCTAACTCTAAACTAACTTTAAGCTAAATCATTCAACATTATTGACCATACCCAAATAAAATAACCAAAACAAATTCAATAACTACCAAAATCATACTCCAAATagcaagagagaaaaaaaatactATGAAGTTAAAAACAGCAAAATCACCTGGGAAGATCACAGCCGTCAGGCTTCCACCGCCACTTCAAATACTCAAAATCAGGCCGTCCGTTACTCTGACAATCATAAGCTTCATCAACAAAAGGACAAGAACCCGGTTGATAAACCGGGTACCCATCATCCTTAATCCATTTACCCATAAACAAATTACAATTTTTACCCGAAATTTCCAccctttctacttcttcttgaCCCGCACCATTATCAGGAATAGATCCATTAACAAAACCAACATTCTCGTTTTTCTCAATTGGGCCATCCGCAGTCTCTATTAATTCGGCCGGTGTAGATTCTGGAGGTGGTATAGATTCTGTAGATGGTATAGGaggtggaggagagagagaagaagGTGGTGGTGATACAGTGGTGTTAGTGGTGGTGATAGCGGTAGTGGTGGTCAAAGAAAAGAGATCTGGATCAATGGAAGGAGAAGAGAGGAAGTTAAGAGATCGTTGGCTGGAGAGAAAGATGAGGAGTACGAGGAAGAAGGAGAAGATGAAAAGAATGGAGGTGAAGATGAATACATTGTGATGTTTCTTTTGAAGTGGTAATGAATCTCCTCCCATTTTGGGAGCTTCGGATGCTATCTTTTTCTGGGTTGTCATTGTCTTGTTTCAGGGATTAACATTAACCGCCCTTTTTCACCAAACAAGTTTCCCTCTGTTTTACTGTTTGGGCAAGGGGTGGCAATTTGGGTCAACGGGTCGGATTCGGGTTTAATTTCGGGCCGGAAGGTTGTGtcgaaaaaaatcaaaaataatgtAAAACTTGGTTTAAAACATAATGTGATAAATGGGTCGAGTTCAGGTTTATTTCATTAACTTTAGGTTGGGGTCGAGTCAGGTTATCGACTCCAGTCAAGCATTGTTAGCTCTAGTTTGTGGGCATTGACCGCATTGTAAAggtatacttcctccgtttttttacTTACACCATTTGGATTGTGcacaaagaattaaaaaaattatttacctTAGGTTGCAAATCAGTTTAAAATCAAATCGGGTAAATAAAATGTAATTGATCGAGAAGAAAAGTGAATAAAAAACATACGTGCTCCGTATTTAGTTTAGCCTTGTTTGACAATTAGCGTTTAGTTGTTAACCGTTTTTATTAGGATTGTTTGGTTAGTTGTTTGCGTAATAGAGGATGAAAAGAGGTTGAACAATGAGGAAGTGATTATTATTTGATAGTTGGAGAACAATTAGCAACTCTTGTGAAAAGACTATCGACGCTCAAACTTGGGGAACTTGACTAGGGCatcagtatttttttttttttttttgcgaatgtGCCACAACatcaatataaattataaatggggGATCACTGGTGGAGGATTCGAATCTGAGACCTCTCGTACGCAAACCCACCAGCGATGCTAACCATTAATATAGTTCTTGTGATCTTTGTTTAATACTAATAGAAATATCGAATGGGCTGATTCGTTCCTAACCCGAGAAGGATCTGGGCTAGCCAAACTCACGATGGCTTTGTCCATAGTCCATTATCTGACAGCCTAAACCATGGGCAGACCAAGTGGATATGAGTTTGTCAGATACTAGATCGGCCCAGTATCGAATTTGACTACACCTAAACAACACTAAAAAGTTAGATAACCCGATTTTGATCCGAACTGTAACCAATCCAATCATCCGAACCGTAGTCAATCCAATTCAAACCAGCCCTAATGACTCACCGGTCATCACCCACACTACTCACTAGAATGGCTCACTGGTCATCACCAACTAGCAAGAGTAGCAACCATTGATATGCTGGTTTCGGAAATTCATTAACAGCCCAGCCCAGCCCAGCCCAGCCCAGGAGGCATCTGACTGGCCGAAACTCGTGATGGTCAATAACAGCTGAACCAATGGACAGAACAAATGGATGAGCTCAGTCCAGTATCAAGATTGTTTCAACAGTCTGGAAAAACATGGAGTCATTTTAACATTCCAAAACCTGGTAACACACTTAAGTAAATTCCTGTTGGACTATGCAAAATTAACCCGACTCGATCTGAATCTCAGATGACTTGAACTGAACTGTACTCAATACTGGATATAACCCAATTTGGACCACAACAGAAATCAACCAAAGCCTACCCGACCTGACCTGAAATTATTAACTCGATCTACTTTTTCAATTTCATAACAAGTTATCGAAATACCAAAAAATGACCAAATCCGAACACGACTTGAATGACTCGCCACCTGATATGAGCCAACCCAATTCATATTCAATCCAAACCACCAAATTGCCACCTCTAGTAAGTCAGAAGTTAGGGCAATAGTGCAGGACCAGCATGGGCGCATGGCTTATATAGTTATATCATACAATTTGCAAAGAACAAAACTCTGGTCTTACCAGAATTGAAAAAGAGACAGCTAGTCTCCCACCACCATGTGAGAGTTTTAAATGTAATGAAGGATAGTGTCCAATATTTTATCAGATTGAACACCATACACGTCTACAGATACATCTCTAACAGTGCCTCAATTACTACTAATAGGCCCCATACTCAATATATCTCCAAATTTCTAATCATGCACCAACCCATCCACTTACTAAGTGGATGGGTTGCACTTACAGACTCGTCAAATATTTGAAAACGATCTGGTTTCAGACACTCTTCAACGCCCCATCCCTGTTCTTTTCTCTCcatcagaaaaataaaatataaaaaaaataccgAAATTGGGAAACGAAAGAGGAAGGAATGATCAGGGATGGGCTTAAGCCAAAAATATTGTTAGCCCTATCTTCCTAACGGTGCTATAGGTTGGGACTACTTACGTGGGTCAACCTAATCCCCGCCTTAtgtttataaaaaattaaaaatggaAATAAGTTAGCACTGTTTTCCTTTCTCCCAATCACATAAAAGATCATTATTTCATGTCACTTCATTTCATCTCCAAAGAAGCAAATCTGTAAGTCTTTGATAGACAGCTATGTATACGAGACTGTAATAAACGTGGTGGTCCTAAACTATCTAATAATTTCTATTCAGACACACATAAGGGTATAGAGAGAAGAGGGGGCACATAGAATGAATAATGGATCTCTATTTATAAGTAAGGTATTGTATATCCAATTCCTTCAATTCAAAATAACTCAGCCACCTAGCTAACAGAATGAAACATTCTTGCTTGATTCTATATTTCATCATTATTGCTACAACTTTCTGTTTCTTCACCAAATACACAGGTCTATGTTCGTCACCTCTTTTCAGTGCATCCTTTCCTACAAACAATCTACACGGACGAGCATCAAGGAGAGCTTTGAGCACACATCTCATTCAACATGAATCAGAAGCAGTTAAGGTCAGCTTATAAATAATTATCACATCTTATATGCCATCATCAAGTTAATATTTATCATTATTCACAAGACATGTAACATCAAAATCGTGATAGTTTATATATTTCATCATTATTCACAAGATAGTTTAACATTGAAATCATGATAGTTGATATTTCATCATTATTCACGAGATAGTGTTACATCAAAATCATGATAAACACACAGGTTTTGGATGCAACTAAGCGTTCACCTCACCAAGTAGCATACAGAAGGGAAGAACCTGTGAAGAGCGGCATCGATGGTGATGAGGGAGAAGATGAATTAGTCTATCACATAGATTATCACGGTGTGACGACCCATCCTGGTTCAAATCCTAAACATGGAAAACCATAAAACAGTCATCAGATCgttttttattcttttgaaTATATGTAACATGATCTAGCTAATCAATGAGATGTAGTTGTTCTAATTTCATTTTACCACCTCGAACTTgagtaaaaaaaaatgagagCATTGCAAACCTTACAAGCCTCAATCATGTCTATTCCGCTGTATCTTCAACACCTTATGCCGTACCAAGATCTTTCAATAAGTAAATTAAAAATCCATTATAAGAAGATGCATCCTTCTGCAAAATATCAGACTAGAGATAGAAAGTAAATTTGATCAGCTCTCACCAGGCAAGTTTTCCTTTTAAACAGTAAGTACCACCATAATAAAATGTATGGAATAGCACAGTTGGAATAAAGCTGTGTTGCTCAACAGGAAACATCAGAGCTTGTGGAAGAGATAAATAAGCAAGACTGCAACAGTCAAGATACATATCTGTCTGGAAGGTAATGGTGAAACCAAAATCCAGGAAAAGAATGATTTGATATaatttgattgattaataaTGTAAGGAAAGCATGCCGTTCATATATCGCATTCTGGCCTCCTTGTACAAGACATGCAAAGTTTTAAAGCTCTCTTTTGCATCATCAAAGAGAACTTCATTACAAAAATTCGACTTAACATGGGCAAATGCAGCCTCTGCATCTTCCTTGTGTTGATTTATAAACGACAAAGTTTCGCAAATTCCGTCTGAAGTAAAATAACAAAAATCCCGAGCGTATTCTTCTCTCCCACTGAGATGCTCGAGCCATCTGAGCCAATGAAAAGGATCATCGTCTCTCTCAACAGCCATTTGCAAAAATTCGAAAGAATCTGCAAAGCTGGATAGTTCACTTATTTTATCCGTGACTATATTGAAAATGGCTCTCTGGTTCTTGTCAAACCAGTTTTCAGTCTCTGTAGGCAAAGAACTCGAAGCAACCAAGCAAGCTTTCCGAAGCACGGGCTCAGCACTGCTAATAAGCTTGATTGCAACATGCAAAATGTTCACAGAAATAGCTAACATCCCAGAAGCGTAACAAGCAATAGAATCAGGCCCTTTTTTCTGGATCCACTGATAAAGTGCAATATGCGCAAATCCTTCCCACCTGTTTTCATCAAAAGTTATCAACAGAAAGGGTAATCAGCAAACCTTAATGTCAATTAAGTTGGAACCTTGGAGGGTTAGAGGTTTACTCTGAAACCCAAGGACTTCATACCCaatgaaaaaaaaagttagtagTTAGCATGAAAGGAAATGATGGCAAGAATGTTAATGAAGGCAATGCTGAGATCAGTATCCAGGTTGTATTTAGAAAACCTAAGGGCTCAATAACTCGGGAAAcggaataaaaattaaattccgggATCACTGGTGACTTGAAATGGGGGGGTACTTCAAATGATTGAGTAACAAGAAGATTAGAATTAGACTCAAACTATAAGCACGTGTTAATAAGACCAACATAGTGTAATGGTAAAGATAACTGGCTAAGAACTGTCTGTACCAGATCTGTAAGATTGTCATATTGAACTCAGGTACGAGGACATTACATTAGATATGTAGCCACACAAAATCTGAATTAAGTACAAAGTAATCTGATATGAAATGAAATAACCTACGCTGGAGGTAACAAGTGATACAACAAAGTTAGCTAGTTTGGTCGTTTCTAACATCAGGCAAAGGACCAAAAATAGGTCATAGCAATAGAAATATAATAATACTTATAATTAGGGATTCCAAAAGTAATGAAGACACTTTCATACATTTAAAGCTAAGAAAATAGAAGACCCTAGTGAGATTTTGTCACTTTCTAGGGTTCGTTTAGTAATCCCATGTAGGGGGGTCCTTTCTGCAAGATATTCATTTAAATGTTGATCATTTACAGGCTTTTGATTTGACATATCTTGCTGCATCATTAGCATTCTATTGCTTAATATGGACTGCTTCGCAGAGATTGGAAATATTATGATTTTAAGTTTAGCACCTCTTATACCAAACTTTTTCATCAATTTTTTAATACATTTTACTGTTTTGAAAGTAAAGATACGTGAAAGATGTTAACTAGAGACCGCACAATATGGAAATGAGAAGAGTTTTGAGATACGAAAGATATACGTATATAAAAGAGATTCTTTTGTGGTAGAGCAAAATACACTAATTGTCGAGCAAATTGTAGCATTTGTTTTTCTATATTTTATAAGCCCTCctttaactattttttttaacattagacaagtactccctccgtttttttaAGTGTTATACTTCCTTTTTTGGTGAGCTTCTACATTTTAACATTATATTTATCTCATCTCATAGTCCCTATTACCTGTTACATTATACTCACACCATCTTTTTCTTACAATAAAACAATTCGACCACTATCAACttcataataaaataataattaacccACTACCCCACTTGCATTTTAGTTtactaaattcaactaaaaccTCCTAAAACCATGTGTTGGTCAAAGTGTAATACTTAAGAAACAACAGAGGAGGTATACTGCTCCGTTTTCGAAGTTCTAATCACTTTACGTTTTGATCTGTTTTTCTGAATTCTACTCACTTTTACTTTGTCCTATTTATGCCAATCTTCCACCCCACTTCATGGGATCCATTGACCCAATATTAACAATTCTCTTACTCTCTGTCTCTCTCCTCCTAAAAGCAAAAGGTAGTAAGGTAACCACTTGAGTATCTTGATTTCTCCTTAGTTTTGTTGTTAAAGTAGCTAAGTAGGAAAACGGAGGTTGTATCGTATGAGTCAATTGCAAATTGTATTTTCTACTTGTGAGGGTAAGGCAGGACGACTAAACTCTGACATCATGGGGTAGGATTCATGCTAGGAAGCTAGGTATTATTGTACTAATGCTTCTTTTGTTTGCAAGTCTGCACTAACTCAAACTAgagaaagatggaacatggtAGTCAACTTCTCAATCCTCATTATGCAAAAAATATCAAATCAGAAACCAGAAAACAAGAGGATCCTAGGCAAGGTAGATAGATTATAGTTCTTCTGCAATGACATGTGCAACATGCTTCAGTACTCCACAAAACAGCTAATTGATAAATTCCCTTGACAGATATTCCAGGTACTGTCCAACACTAAAAGCCAATGAGGCCGTGACTCACAAATCACTATGCACGGCGTTCACAATTCAGATAGCTAAAAAGTTTAGAAGTAGACAAAGTGATTTACTGAATAAGAGAAAGGTAGGTCACTAGGTCTGGAGTCCCATTGTACGATTAAAATAGCAAATTAACATGTTTAAAAGTAAATAACATAGTAAAGCCACCATATAGGATGAGGATAGTTAAATTTACAAGTATATTTGGTTCCACCACAAGTTGTCTTTACCGTGACTATACTTCTCGAGATGGTCTCGGCGGGTAGTGTTAGGTAGCAGACTAGCAGGAATCTAgcaataaatttagttttcaattACACTTGGCAGTTGGCATTGATTACCTGCTTGTTAATGAAAATTGACATGGTCAATCCAACATATTGGATAAGGCTCAGTTGTTTTCATTGGTGGCTTAGTGTTCATTTGTATTTCTTCATTGTTCTCCAAACAATCCAGAATCCAGACATAGAACAAATCAAACCACCTCAGCTTTAGGTGAGTGGGTGTAAGAAACAGGTAGACAGAATAAGAGAGATGTAGTAAAAAGGTGGGTGGGTATAGGAAAATGATAGATAAAGTTAGAGTGAGTGAATGGAAATGTGTAAATATTGTGGGTTGTTAAAATGGTAAATTGTGttgccaaaaatagaataaagtggATACATCCTAATGAAAAAACATCACAGTTGCGTGAGGGAATTCAAGCTGCTTGATAGAAGCTATTCAAGGTCAATTGATAACAGAGCAAATTCTCTATATGGCTCCTACATAATTGTCATCACCATTACCATGTGCCAGTTGTCACCACCAAAATTTGATCCCAGAAAGCATCACAATTGGTGAAGAAATTATCACATGTAATTTAAGCCTTCATAAAAGCCCCTTAACCACACTAGACTCGAACTATCAATACCCTCTATTGAAGTCTAATTAACCAGAACTATATTTGATTGAACATAATTGCTATTGATGCCCAATGTCCCAATTTCTGAAACCATAATTGATAATTCAACATAAAAGGTTAAACAGCCAATTATTTACACCACAATTGTCTTGTTTTAAATTGCTTCATCTGAGGCCAAACCAATCATCACATAGCCCTTTAATTTTCAGAAAATTATTTCACTAACTTTGTACACTTTCACAAGATAAACAATAAACCATAGTTTCTAGAGACTAAAAAATGTGAAAGCAGCTTTGATCAAGATTAACAATCTTAGAAGAGGTTCGGTAACTTACCCAAAAGGAGACTCAACCTCAATAGCAAGAGTAAGATGCACAGATGACTCATTAACATTGCCGCTTGCACCAAGATCTGTAACTGTGCATGCCTCATGAGCAAAACCTCTTGGAAGATATAGGACATCACCTTCTTTAAGCAAAATCTTCCTGCTTTCCACCAGTAAATCCGGAGGAACTTCAAGACACTCATATAGACGAGGTAACTTGACAATTGGTTGTGGATAGACTGTCCATTGTTTAGCTCCATAAAGTTGACAGACAAAGACGCAATGATCATCATAGTGGCAGGATAATCCTTGAGAATTAGGTGGTGTAACATACAGGTTAGCACCTACTGATGGTTGACCAAAAATAGAAGCAATTTCTCGTGTTACTGCAGCAATGCTACTAATGCGGAACTCCATACCACGCACAGCTATAGTATAACCTTCCTCAAATGCTGCTTCACACTTTAAGATGTCCTGAGCAGAAA contains these protein-coding regions:
- the LOC110799963 gene encoding protein trichome birefringence-like 5; the encoded protein is MTTQKKIASEAPKMGGDSLPLQKKHHNVFIFTSILFIFSFFLVLLIFLSSQRSLNFLSSPSIDPDLFSLTTTTAITTTNTTVSPPPSSLSPPPPIPSTESIPPPESTPAELIETADGPIEKNENVGFVNGSIPDNGAGQEEVERVEISGKNCNLFMGKWIKDDGYPVYQPGSCPFVDEAYDCQSNGRPDFEYLKWRWKPDGCDLPRFNATDFLVRIRGKRLLLVGDSMNRNQFESMLCLLREGLPDKNKMYEVHGYKITKGRGFYIFKFVDFNCTIEYVRSHFLVKEGTRVNGQGNSNPTLSIDKVDKTAKRWKQADILVFNTGHWWTHGKTSRGKSYFREGDYVYPKFDAVEAYRKALKTWGDWIDKNLNPDRQLVFYRAYSNAHFRGGDWDSGGSCNGETEPILSGSFLDGYPLKMKIVEDVIQHMKVPVILLNVTRLTNFRKDGHPSVYGKMRIKGMKVSTRKQDCSHWCLPGVPDAWNELIYATLVYQQRTASSISQIQ
- the LOC110799958 gene encoding uncharacterized protein isoform X2, with product MNNGSLFISLCSSPLFSASFPTNNLHGRASRRALSTHLIQHESEAVKVLDATKRSPHQVAYRREEPVKSGIDGDEGEDELVYHIDYHGVTTHPGSNPKHGKP
- the LOC110799958 gene encoding uncharacterized protein isoform X1; this encodes MKHSCLILYFIIIATTFCFFTKYTGLCSSPLFSASFPTNNLHGRASRRALSTHLIQHESEAVKVLDATKRSPHQVAYRREEPVKSGIDGDEGEDELVYHIDYHGVTTHPGSNPKHGKP